A genomic window from Pseudomonas leptonychotis includes:
- a CDS encoding bifunctional diguanylate cyclase/phosphodiesterase, giving the protein MPRVLATLLLCLACWSLPAVGLELTAEEQAWLAAHPELSLGVDQDWPPYEFIDNEDQYQGLAADYVRVIEQRLSINLRPAPAQNWSEVLADARTGKVHLLPSLMATPEREQYLTFTRPYLDFPIVILTQEQGPQPRKLGELQGLKVAVVDSYATHELLRDKHPELRLWPRPSVAAALQALASGQADAMVGDLASSVWHLRQLKLDGIIISGQTPYRYQLAMAVPKDQTVLAGILDKVLSELTPSEIADIQQRWVGEPIDQRPFWRSLLLFGLPGLLAALLIIFSILRINHRLRSEMRRRTMLEDELRNSEQHYRGLVESLNAIAWQMDPSDFRFTYVAPQAERLLGYPAQDWLQPGFIERILHPDDAHRTLDYCRTETQAGRDHSLDYRMLAADGREVWVRDIVTLSPQNGSQMLRGLLIDITETKQTEQALALSEQKFSSVFHSCPDIIALLNLNDGKLLAVNQTFEQQFGISAAEAIGHTSSELDLWNDQGTGPRILEVLRKGNAHNIEGSFRRRDGRQFTALISAQKVILDGASTLVVAVRDISELKDTQQRLKLSEDKFAKAFHASPDGLLITRLSDGQLLDVNEGFSRITGYSINEATDSSTLQLGIWANPEDRTRMLEQVQQHGSVRDFRALIRTRNGSLRTCEMAVQPIPIEGDTCMLTIARDVTEREQMQEHLLQAATVFESTAEGVMITDLQQRITAVNRAFTSITGYSETEALGQSPRLLASGNHDSAFYAAMWHNLSASGHWQGEIWNKRKNGELYPEWLTISAVRDSEEQITHFVGVFADISSLKHAQARLDHQAHHDPLTGLPNRMLFEARLLTAIDDALIDQGLGAVLFIDLDRFKHINDSLGHPVGDQLLKSIAERLKALLRDIDTLARLGGDEFIILLPGLQHKSDAELVAHKLLDCFNLPFRFDEQELFISASIGISCYPDDGKDVATLVKNADAAMYRAKARGRNRVERYTRDLTFQATERMALERELRRAIEQEELQLYYQPKRCLSSNRLIGAEALVRWNHPVFGEIPPDRFIPLAEETGLIIPLGDWVLRQACWQMQQWQQQHAPFGPLSVNLTGVQLRQPHLLVRISSLLEDNGLPPELLQLEITESFIMNQAEEALSLLHQLKSLGIQLAIDDFGTGYSSLSYLKRLPVDTLKIDQSFVHGLPNDTNDVAIVRAIIALGRSMQLTVIAEGVETKAQELFLAAEGCEQIQGFVISRAIHAEAFAQNFLSPRHSVGAAEKAPV; this is encoded by the coding sequence ATGCCGCGTGTTTTGGCCACCCTCCTGTTGTGTCTGGCTTGTTGGTCCCTGCCTGCAGTCGGCTTGGAGCTGACTGCAGAAGAGCAGGCGTGGCTTGCTGCCCACCCCGAACTCAGCCTGGGCGTTGATCAAGACTGGCCACCCTATGAGTTTATCGACAACGAGGACCAGTATCAGGGGCTCGCTGCCGACTATGTGCGGGTGATAGAGCAGCGCCTATCGATCAACTTACGCCCGGCACCGGCGCAAAACTGGAGCGAAGTACTGGCCGACGCCAGAACCGGCAAAGTACACCTACTGCCTAGCCTGATGGCCACCCCAGAGCGCGAGCAGTACCTGACGTTCACCCGCCCCTACCTCGATTTTCCGATTGTCATCCTGACCCAGGAACAAGGCCCGCAACCACGCAAGCTAGGCGAGCTGCAGGGGCTAAAAGTGGCTGTAGTCGACAGTTACGCCACCCACGAACTGCTTCGCGACAAGCACCCTGAGCTGCGCCTCTGGCCACGCCCCAGCGTGGCTGCAGCCTTGCAAGCCCTAGCGTCCGGTCAAGCCGACGCCATGGTCGGCGACCTCGCCTCCAGCGTCTGGCACCTGCGCCAGCTCAAACTCGACGGCATTATCATCAGCGGCCAAACGCCGTACCGCTACCAACTGGCCATGGCGGTTCCCAAGGATCAAACGGTCTTGGCCGGCATTCTCGACAAGGTGTTGAGTGAGCTCACCCCAAGTGAGATCGCCGACATTCAGCAACGCTGGGTTGGCGAGCCGATTGACCAACGCCCGTTCTGGCGCAGCCTGCTGCTATTTGGTCTACCGGGGCTGCTGGCAGCACTGTTGATCATCTTCAGTATTCTGCGCATCAACCATCGCCTACGCAGCGAGATGCGCAGGCGCACCATGCTGGAAGACGAGCTGCGCAATAGCGAGCAGCATTACCGCGGCCTGGTCGAAAGCTTGAATGCAATCGCCTGGCAAATGGACCCGAGTGACTTTCGCTTCACCTATGTCGCCCCCCAGGCAGAAAGGCTGCTCGGCTACCCCGCTCAAGATTGGCTCCAGCCTGGCTTTATCGAACGCATCCTGCACCCCGATGACGCGCACCGCACCCTCGACTATTGCCGCACTGAAACGCAGGCCGGACGCGACCACAGTCTGGACTACCGCATGCTGGCCGCCGACGGCCGTGAAGTCTGGGTACGCGACATCGTCACGCTGTCACCGCAAAATGGCAGCCAGATGCTGCGTGGCCTGCTGATCGATATCACCGAAACCAAGCAGACCGAGCAGGCCCTCGCCCTGTCAGAACAGAAGTTTTCTTCGGTATTCCACAGCTGCCCCGACATCATCGCCCTGCTCAACCTGAACGATGGCAAGCTGCTGGCGGTCAACCAAACCTTCGAACAACAATTCGGCATCAGCGCCGCAGAGGCTATCGGCCACACCAGTTCAGAGTTAGACCTGTGGAACGATCAGGGCACCGGCCCACGCATTCTTGAAGTGCTGCGCAAAGGTAACGCACACAACATTGAAGGCTCGTTCCGGCGCCGCGATGGCCGCCAATTCACAGCACTGATTTCCGCGCAGAAGGTCATCCTCGATGGCGCCAGCACCCTGGTCGTAGCCGTGCGCGACATCAGTGAACTGAAAGACACTCAGCAGCGCCTGAAATTGTCCGAAGATAAATTCGCCAAAGCCTTCCACGCCTCTCCGGATGGACTGCTGATCACTCGCTTAAGCGACGGCCAACTCCTGGACGTCAACGAAGGCTTCAGCCGCATCACCGGCTACAGCATCAATGAGGCAACCGACAGTTCGACCCTGCAGCTAGGCATCTGGGCCAACCCGGAAGACCGCACCCGCATGCTCGAACAGGTACAACAGCACGGCTCTGTACGGGACTTTCGCGCCCTTATTCGCACCCGTAATGGTTCGCTGCGCACCTGTGAAATGGCGGTGCAGCCGATCCCCATCGAAGGCGATACCTGCATGCTGACCATCGCCCGCGACGTCACCGAACGCGAACAGATGCAGGAACATCTACTGCAAGCCGCGACCGTTTTCGAGAGCACAGCCGAAGGCGTCATGATTACCGACCTGCAACAGCGCATCACCGCGGTTAACCGCGCCTTCACCAGCATCACCGGCTACAGCGAAACCGAAGCCCTTGGCCAGTCGCCACGGTTGCTCGCATCCGGCAACCACGACAGTGCGTTCTACGCCGCCATGTGGCACAACCTCAGCGCGTCGGGCCACTGGCAAGGTGAGATTTGGAACAAACGCAAGAACGGCGAGCTCTACCCTGAGTGGCTGACTATCAGTGCCGTTCGCGATAGCGAAGAGCAGATCACCCACTTTGTCGGGGTCTTCGCCGACATCAGCTCGCTCAAGCACGCCCAGGCACGACTTGATCACCAAGCCCATCACGACCCCCTCACAGGCCTGCCTAACCGCATGCTATTCGAAGCCCGCTTGCTCACGGCCATCGACGACGCACTAATCGATCAAGGCTTAGGGGCCGTGCTGTTTATCGACCTGGACCGCTTCAAACACATCAACGACAGCCTCGGTCATCCAGTCGGCGACCAGTTACTCAAGAGCATTGCCGAGCGACTAAAAGCGCTCTTACGTGACATTGACACCCTGGCGCGCCTAGGCGGCGACGAATTCATCATCCTGCTGCCTGGCTTACAACACAAAAGCGACGCTGAGTTAGTGGCGCACAAGCTACTCGACTGCTTCAACCTGCCGTTCCGATTCGACGAGCAAGAGCTGTTTATTAGCGCCAGCATCGGTATCAGCTGCTACCCGGATGATGGCAAGGACGTCGCGACCCTCGTGAAGAATGCCGATGCAGCCATGTATCGCGCCAAAGCACGCGGGCGCAACCGCGTGGAGCGCTATACACGCGACCTAACCTTCCAGGCCACCGAGCGCATGGCCCTGGAGCGTGAGTTGCGCCGCGCCATCGAGCAGGAAGAACTGCAGCTCTACTACCAACCTAAACGCTGCCTAAGCAGCAACCGCCTGATCGGCGCCGAAGCCCTGGTGCGCTGGAATCACCCGGTGTTCGGCGAAATCCCACCCGATCGTTTTATTCCCCTGGCCGAAGAAACAGGACTGATTATCCCGCTCGGCGATTGGGTGCTGCGCCAGGCCTGCTGGCAAATGCAGCAATGGCAACAACAGCACGCACCATTTGGCCCACTGTCCGTCAATCTAACCGGCGTGCAGTTGCGCCAGCCGCACCTGCTAGTGCGTATCTCCAGCCTACTGGAGGACAACGGCCTGCCCCCTGAACTGCTGCAGCTGGAAATCACCGAGAGTTTCATCATGAACCAGGCTGAAGAAGCATTAAGCCTGCTGCATCAGCTCAAGAGCCTGGGCATTCAACTGGCCATTGATGATTTCGGCACCGGCTACTCCTCACTCAGCTACCTCAAGCGTCTGCCGGTCGACACCTTAAAAATTGACCAATCCTTCGTCCACGGCCTACCTAATGACACTAACGACGTTGCCATCGTGCGCGCCATCATCGCCCTGGGCCGCAGCATGCAATTGACGGTGATTGCCGAAGGGGTAGAGACCAAGGCGCAGGAACTGTTCCTTGCCGCCGAAGGCTGCGAACAGATCCAAGGCTTCGTGATCAGCCGTGCGATCCATGCAGAGGCCTTTGCACAAAACTTCCTCTCACCACGCCATTCGGTTGGCGCTGCCGAGAAGGCACCGGTATAA
- the rpoD gene encoding RNA polymerase sigma factor RpoD, with amino-acid sequence MSVKAQQQSRIKELITLGREQKYLTYAEVNDHLPEDISDPEQVEDIIRMINDMGIPVHESAPDADALMLADADTDEAAAEEAAAALAAVETDIGRTTDPVRMYMREMGTVELLTREGEIEIAKRIEEGIREVMGAIAHFPGTVDSILAEYNRVTTDGGRLVEVLNGYIDPDDGIVPAEAAAPVPAKDGDAAADDSDDDSDDSDDEEEEGDGGPDPEEALRRFTAIGDALELAKKALKKHGRSSKQGIAALKEMAVLFMPIKLVPKQYDALVVRVRSSLERLRAQERAIMQLCVRDARMPRADFLKLFPGNEINAEWAAGLAKGKAKYAEAIGTLQTDIQRCQQKLSALEAECELTLAEIKDINRRMSIGEAKARRAKKEMVEANLRLVISIAKKYTNRGLQFLDLIQEGNIGLMKAVDKFEYRRGYKFSTYATWWIRQAITRSIADQARTIRIPVHMIETINKLNRISRQMLQEMGREPTPEELGERMEMPEDKIRKVLKIAKEPISMETPIGDDEDSHLGDFIEDSTMQSPIDVATVESLKEATREVLSGLTAREAKVLRMRFGIDMNTDHTLEEVGKQFDVTRERIRQIEAKALRKLRHPTRSEHLRSFLDE; translated from the coding sequence ATGTCCGTAAAAGCGCAACAGCAGTCTCGTATCAAAGAGTTGATCACCCTGGGTCGTGAGCAGAAGTATCTGACTTACGCAGAGGTCAACGACCACCTGCCGGAAGATATTTCTGATCCGGAACAGGTGGAAGACATCATCCGCATGATTAACGACATGGGGATTCCCGTACACGAGAGCGCTCCGGATGCGGACGCCCTTATGTTGGCCGACGCCGATACCGACGAGGCAGCCGCTGAAGAAGCGGCCGCAGCGCTGGCAGCGGTTGAGACCGATATCGGCCGCACAACGGACCCAGTGCGCATGTATATGCGTGAAATGGGCACCGTAGAATTGCTTACCCGCGAAGGCGAGATCGAAATCGCCAAACGCATTGAGGAAGGCATCCGTGAAGTAATGGGCGCTATCGCTCATTTCCCCGGTACTGTCGACAGCATTCTGGCCGAGTACAACCGCGTTACCACCGACGGTGGCCGCCTGGTCGAAGTCCTCAACGGCTATATCGATCCGGATGACGGCATCGTACCCGCTGAAGCGGCTGCGCCTGTTCCTGCCAAAGACGGCGATGCCGCCGCCGATGACAGCGACGACGACAGCGACGACAGCGACGACGAGGAAGAAGAAGGCGACGGCGGTCCGGACCCTGAAGAGGCATTGCGCCGCTTCACCGCGATTGGCGATGCCCTTGAGCTGGCTAAGAAAGCCCTGAAAAAGCATGGCCGTAGCAGTAAGCAAGGCATCGCCGCGCTGAAAGAAATGGCCGTTCTGTTCATGCCGATCAAGCTGGTGCCAAAGCAGTACGACGCTCTGGTTGTTCGTGTGCGCAGCTCACTGGAGCGCCTGCGCGCTCAGGAACGCGCCATCATGCAACTGTGCGTGCGTGATGCCCGCATGCCGCGCGCCGATTTCCTTAAGCTGTTCCCTGGCAATGAAATCAACGCCGAGTGGGCCGCAGGCCTCGCTAAAGGCAAAGCCAAGTACGCCGAAGCCATCGGTACGCTGCAAACCGACATCCAGCGTTGCCAGCAAAAGCTGTCTGCCCTGGAAGCCGAATGCGAGCTGACCCTGGCGGAAATCAAGGACATCAACCGTCGCATGTCGATCGGCGAGGCCAAGGCCCGCCGCGCGAAGAAAGAGATGGTTGAAGCGAACTTGCGTTTGGTGATCTCGATCGCCAAGAAGTACACCAACCGCGGCCTGCAGTTCCTCGACCTGATTCAGGAAGGCAACATCGGCCTGATGAAAGCGGTGGACAAGTTCGAATATCGTCGCGGCTACAAGTTCTCGACTTATGCCACCTGGTGGATCCGTCAGGCGATCACTCGCTCGATTGCCGACCAGGCCCGCACCATCCGTATTCCGGTGCACATGATCGAGACAATCAACAAGCTCAACCGTATTTCTCGGCAGATGTTGCAAGAAATGGGTCGCGAACCGACCCCGGAAGAGCTGGGCGAACGCATGGAGATGCCTGAGGATAAAATCCGCAAGGTATTGAAGATCGCTAAAGAGCCGATCTCCATGGAAACCCCGATCGGTGATGACGAAGACTCGCATCTGGGCGACTTTATCGAAGACTCGACCATGCAGTCGCCAATCGATGTCGCCACCGTTGAGAGCCTCAAAGAAGCGACACGCGAAGTTCTCTCCGGCCTCACTGCACGTGAAGCCAAGGTCCTGCGCATGCGCTTCGGCATCGACATGAATACCGACCACACCCTTGAGGAAGTCGGTAAACAGTTTGATGTAACCCGCGAGCGGATTCGTCAGATCGAAGCCAAGGCGTTGCGCAAGCTACGCCATCCGACGAGAAGCGAGCATCTACGCTCTTTCCTCGACGAGTGA